CGCCTTGAAGGCGGGATCCGCCGCGCCCGCGACGAGCTAGGCATCACCTTCCTGCTAATCGAACACGACATGGGATTGATCGGCAGGCTCTGCGATCACGTAATCGTCATGGAGCAGGGCTCGGTTCTCACCCAGGGTCCGCCGGATTCGGTGCAGCGCGATCAGCGCGTGATCGACGCCTACCTGGGCGGCTAGCAAATGGCTTTGCTGGAGGTCGCGGAGCTGCGTGCCGGATACGGCGATACCGAAATCGTTCACGGCGCCGACCTGGCTATCGACGAGGGCGAAATCGTCACGATCATCGGTCCCAACGGGTCCGGCAAATCGACCCTCATGAAGGCACTGGTTGGAATCGTGCCCGCCACCCACGGGTCGATCCGCTTCGACGGTCGCCGAATCAATGACCTGCGTCCCGACCTGCGCATCCCGCTGGGCATCTGCTACGTCCCGCAAACCGACAACGTCTTCCCCCGACTGACGGTGCTGGAGAACTTGGAGATGGGCGGCTACCTGCGCAAGGGCGGAATCCGCGAGCGCATCGCGGAGATGTTCGACCTATTCCCGGACCTGGCCGACCGGCGTTCGGTGCCGGCCGGATCGCTCTCGGGCGGCCAGCGCCAGATGATGGCGGTTGCCCGCGCGCTGATGCTCGAACCGCGGCTGCTGCTTTTGGACGAGCCGTCGGCGGGGCTCTCACCGCGGTTGGCCCTATCCGTTTTCGACATGGTGGAACGGATCAATTCCACCGGCGTGGCGATCCTGATGATCGAACACCGCACAAAGCAGGCGCTGGCGATATCGCACCGCGGTTACGTGCTGGCGACGGGCCAGGTGCGGATGGAGGCTCCCGGGCCCCAGCTTGCCGTTGACGAGCAGGTCGGCCTGCTCTATCTGGGAAGGGCCTGAACCGCGGTGCTGGCCGCAATCCTGCGGGTGCTCGCAAGCCCGGCGGCGCGCCGCCTGAGCCGCGCCGCCCAGCTGGTAGCCGCCATCGCCTTCGGGGCCGCCGCCGCCAGCCAGATTGATCTGGCGGTCAACGGCATGTTCCTGGGCAGCATCCTCGCGCTGGGCGCGATTGGGATCACATTGATCTACGGCGTGCTCCGTTTCGCCAACATCGCCCAGGGCGACATGATGACCTTCGGCGCCTACCTGGCGTTTTTCCTGCTGGTGAGCGTGCTGCCGGAGCACGCCGGTCTGGGGCCTTTCACGTTCGGGTTTCCGCTGCTGCTGGCGATTCCGATCAGCATGGCCGGGGTTGCCGCGCTGGCGGTGGGGATGGAGATCCTGGTCTTCCGGCGCCTGCGCCTGCGGCGCGCCAACCTAGTTACGATCGAGATCGCCTCGCTGGGCCTGGCCATAGCGGTCCGCGGAGTGGTGCAGATGATCTGGGACACCCCGGTGCGTTATTACCCGCACGAGGGGCGCGACCACTATTCGCTGCCGGCCGGCATCAGCATCGCGCCCAATCACCTCTTCGTCGCCGGTGCGGCGCTGCTGCTGGCAATCGGCCTGCACCTGCTATTGACCCGGACCAAGTCGGGCAAGGCGATGCGGGCCACCTCGGACAATCCGGATCTCGCCCGCGCCAGCGGGATCGACACCGACCGGGTGCTGCTCTGGACCTGGGCCATCGGCGGTCTTCTGGCCGGCGCGGCCGGGGTGCTGCTGGTCATCTTCAACGCCACCTCGCAACTCAAGCCCACCATCGGCTTCCAGTTGCTGGTGCCGCTTTTTGCGGCGGTGGTCGTCGGCGGCATCGGAAATCCCTACGGGGCGTTCCTGGGGGCGATGCTGATCGGAATCTCGATGGAGGTGTCGACCGCCTGGGCGCTGCCGACCTACAAGCCGGCGATCGCGTTTCTGGTAATGGTCCTGGTTCTGCTGTTCCGGCCTCACGGACTGCTCGGGGCAAGGGACTGATGCTCGAGTACCTGACCGCATTCCTGATCCTGGTCGGGGTCTATTCGGTATTCACGCTGGGGCTGAACCTGCACTGGGGCTACACCGGCCTTTTCAACATCGGCGTGGCCGGATTCTTCGCGCTCGGCGCCTACACCGCAGCGTTGGTCACGATCCGGCCGCCGTTCCCCGACCAGGGCGAGGACTATCTTTACGCGGGGGACCTGGCGAACCGGCTGGATGCGGTAGCGGCGATCGCCCCGTTCGATCTCTGGTTCCCCATCGCGCTGCTGGCAGCGTCGCTGGTGGCGGCGCTGGTGGCGGTGGCGGTCGGGGCGATCACGATCCGGCTGCGCGGCGATTACCTGGCGATCGCGACCCTGGGCATTGCGGAAAGCGTGCGCCTGCTCTTTCTGAACGAGAGCTGGCTCAGCAACGGCAGCCGCGGCATCTACACGATTCCGCGCGTACTCGGCGAACTGGCCGCGCCGCAGGATTACGACCGGGTTTATCTGGTAGTCGTTCTGGCCGTTTTCGTGATTCTGTTTGCGATCGTGCGGACGCTGGTACGCTCCCCCTGGGGGCGGGTCCTGCGGGCGATCCGCGAGGACGAGGTCACCGCTCAGGCCTGCGGGAAAGACATCTTCCGGTTCAAGCTGCAGGCCTTCGTCCTCGGCGCGATCATCATGGCGATCGGCGGCGCCCTTTATGCGTTCAACATACGCGCCATCTCGCCGATAGCGTTTACGCCCCTGCTGGGCACGTTCATCATCTGGGCGATGTTGGTCGTCGGCGGCAGCGGGCGACTCTACGGGCCGATAGCCGGCGCGTTCGTCGTCTGGGCCATTTGGAGCGGGTCGCAATTTACTCCCAACGCCCTGGGACTGCTGCCCGAAGCGCTCGGCGCCCCGATACTGGCCGCGCTGGAAACGATCGGCCTGGCCAACGTCCGCTACTTTGCAATCGGCGCGCTGGTGGTGCTGGTCCTGCTTTACGCGCCCGCCGGAATCACCCCGGCCCTGGACCGGTACCGCCGTCGCCTGGGGCGAAACCGGGAGCGGGGCGAAGCCGAACCCGGGTGAGGCGCCGCGACCCCGCCCGGGTTTTCGATCGTCGGTCTGGCTGTTCTATTCGCTAATCACGCGCTCGCTGACGATCTGGCCGTTTTCGATCTTCCAGATTTCCATCGCCCCGCTGACGTCGCCGTTGGCGTCCAAATCGACCGGGCCGCTGGCCCCTTGGTAGTTGATCTCCTGGCCGTCGCGCAGCAGTTCAAGGGCGCGGGCGATCTCGGCCGCACCGGGCCCGATTTCTACGCCGGATCCGCCGGCAACCGCGCGCAAGGCGTCGCGGACGGCTACCGGGTCGTCCGACCCGGCGGCTTCAATGGCCAGCGCGAAAAGGATCGCGGCGTCGTAGGACTCGCGCAGGAAAATCCCCCCGGCATCGGGGGCGAACGCCGCGAATTCGGCGTCGAACCGCTGGGTGCCCTCGTTGTCGACTGCGCCCGGGGCGGTCCCGTAGGCGCCCTCCAGGTCCTCGGCGCCGACCGCGGCGATCAGGTCCTCGGAGCGGCTGCCGTCGACGAACAGGAAAGTGTCGGCCGCGCCGCTGTCGATGGCTTCACGGATGTAAACGCCGGCGCTTACCGGATAGCTGACCGCGATCAGCACGTCGGGACCGTTCGCGCTGGCCTGGGCCAGTTCGGATGCGTAGGAGGGCTGGCCTGACTCGTGGGCAACCGCCGTGACCTGGCCGCCGAGCGCCGCAAAGGACTCGGCGAACTGGTCGGCCAGTCCTTGGCCGTAGGCGTTATTGATGAAAAGCACGGCTGCATTCCGGTATCCCAGTTCCCAGGCCAGGTCGGCCAGCACCACGCCCTGGAACGCGTCCGACGGGGCGGTCCGGAATACGAAGTCGTCATCCTCAAGCAAGGTAAGCGACGGCGCGGTCGCCGAGGGTGAGATCTGCGGCACCTGGTTGGGCACCGTGACCGCGTTGGCGATCGCCAGGGTAATCCCGCTGGAGAGCGGCCCGACCAGGGCCGATACGCCCTCCACGTTCACCAGCTTGCGGGCCGCGTCGACCGAGATCACGTCGCTGGTAGCCCCGTCCTCGGTGAGGATTTCGATCATGCGACCGTCCAGGACGCCACCGGCCGCGTTCACGTGTTCGGCGGCCAGCCGGACAGCCTGGTCCATCGGACCGCCGAATTCGCCCAACTCACCGGTCAGGTCCATAAGCGAACCAATCTTGACCGGACCGGGCGCGGGAGCCGGTTCCGGCGCGGGCTCGGGTGCAGGGGCCGGTTCGGCCGGTTCCTCGGCCGGCGGCGGAGCGGGTTCGGAGGCAGGAGCCGGAGCAGTCGCCGGCGGTGCCGGCGCCGGGGTCGGCTCGGGTTCTGACTCGGTCAAATCACAACCCGTGATCGCCAAGCAAAACAGCGTCGCCAGCAGAATCAGTTTGACGAGTCGAAGCGCTCTCATCTTTTCTCCTTGGCCCGTTCCAAAAGTCACCCGGGCTCAGTCAAATTCGGTTACAGCTAGTTTGAACTGTGGACCCAAAGCTACATCCGGCCGGTTTCGAGTCGCCCCGGCCGCAAACGGTGCAAGATTTCCGGTCCCGGGTCGTATTCGGCAACTTGGGCCGGCAATCAGGAATCGCGCGGGTTGCCAGCTGGATCGCGTCGCCGAACCCTCCACGGACCGACGCCCTGGCGGGACGACAGGCGGTAGCCCAAGCAGATGATGTCTACACTCGCACGGCGCATTCGGCTTGGCGGCACAGCACCGCGCGGCCAATTTCAGAACGAGAGGAAACTGCCATCAAACAGGAGTTTTCGACCCGCGAGATTCCGTCGCAACCAATCTTGGGAATCAGGGCCTCAACCACGATGGAGCAAGTCCCGCAGTTGCTGGGCGAACTCTTCGCGGAGGTCTACGAATTCATCCAAGACCAGGGCCAGCAGCCGGTCGGCATGCCGCTGACGCTTTACCACTCGATGGAGGGCGATGGACTCGAGCTGGAGTGCGCCATGCCGGTCGCTGCCGGAATCGCCGGATCAGGCCGGATCACCGCCGGTGAACTTCCGGCCACGCTGGCGGCCATCACGACCCACATCGGTCCCTATGACGAGCTGCCCGGGGCGTGGTCGAATCTGACCGATTGGATGGAGAGCCAGGGGCTTGCCCCCGCCGGCGCTCCGTGGGAGGTCTACGTGACCGATCCGGGTGCCGAGCCGGATCCAGCCAAATGGCGAACGGATATCGTTTTCCCGGTCAGCAGATGAGCGGCGTCCCAGTTCCGGTTCAGGAGAACGAAACGCAGGCCTGATCGACTACCCGGAGCACCGACTCCTGATCGAACCGCTGCTCGTACTCGCTTGATATGGCGTCGATGTCGGCGCGCAATGAACTCTCGTCCCCGACCGCGTACAGGACCAGGATCTTGGTTCGTTCCTGTTTGATCTGGCCGGCGGCATCGCGCCATTGGCCGAATCCGTCGATTACGGTCAGGCCGTCCGGGAACCGCGGCGTGACCGAGGTGGCCAAGAATTCGTCCCAGTCTTCATCGCTGACGACCTCGCCGGCCACGCCACCGCGCCCCATGAAAAGCTGGTATTCGACGAACGGTTCGGTACCGGTCCCGCATTCGGTTCCGTTCAGGGGATTGCATGCGGCCAGGGCGAATGACAAGGCCGTGATACAGACGGCGGCCACACAAAATCCGGGCCGGAGGAAAAAGGGCGCAATATCGCCCGCGATTTGCGCCCTGAACCACACTGAAAACCCCACTCCGGCAGCGGCTCCTATCGCCTGAAAAAAGCCGCCCGAGTCTAGGTCCCGGCTTCAAGCCAGATACCGAATTGCCGCACGCGTTTGCACCGAGGCGGACCAGCTACATTGACTCGCTGCGCGGCGCGGTTTACGCTTTTGAAAATCAGGCCGAGGTCGAGCAGGGGTAGAAGGTGGCAGTTACCGGGGAAGTCGATTCCCAATACCGCCCGTTGGCGGAAGTGCGCCAGGAATTGCGCGTCAAGTGGTACCGCAGTCCAATCGAGGGCCGCGTCCTGCGCGAACTCTCGCGGCGCAGCGACCGGAAAGGATTCGTCCAGGCCGGCGGGCACCTTGCCCTATTCCTGGCCAGCGGCGGACTGACCTATTTCCTGTGGCTGCAAGAAATCTGGATTGCGTTTCTGGCGGCCCTGTTCGTGCACGGAACCATCGCCAGCTTCTGGGTTGGAGTCGCCGGCCACGAGCTTGACCATGGAACAGTTTTCAAAACCAAATGGCTGAACAAATTCTTCCTGTATTTGTTCAGCACAATCAGTTGGTTCGATCCCTTCGACTACGCCGCCAGCCACACTTATCACCACCGCTACACCCTGCACCCCGAGGGCGACCGCGAGGTGCTGTTGCCGATCAGCCCAACCGTTGGCCGGACGTTCCTGATCCAGCTTTTTACTATCAATCTCTCCACCCCTCCCGACCGCACGCTGTCCAAAGGCGGACTCTTCGCGACCATCCTGACCACGGCCCGCTCGGCCCTGGGGCCGGCCGGTGCGAAAAGGTTCCCCAGCAACGAGTGGCTCAATTCGGTCCACCAGGACCAGCCGCGCCAGCACATGCGCTCCGCCTGGTTCTCGCGCTGGCAACTTTTCTTTCACGCCGCGGTACTGGTGGTCTCGATCGCCACCGGCCAATGGGTTTGGATTCTGCTGCTGACAGTCTCCTCGAGCATCGGCAACTGGGCCCGCCACCTCTGCGTCATGCCGCAGCACTGCGGTCTAATGGACAAAACCCCCGACTTTCGCAAAAGCGTGCGCTCGATGACCATGATCTGGCCGCTTGAGTTCCTCTACTGGAACATGAACTGGCACCTCGAGCACCACATGTACGCGGGCGTACCTTGCTACAACCTGAAAAAGCTCCACCGCGCGGTCGCCCACGACATGCCGAAGCCGCGCACTTTGGTCAGCGCCTGGCGCGAGATGTTCCATGTCTGGAACCGCCAGCAGGAAGAGCCCGACTACCAGTTCGACACGCCGCTTCCGGAAGGGGCCGGGAAAATCGGCCGCGAAAAACCAGACGCCCTCGAGGCTTCAATCGGCGACCTGGCGCCCAAGGAGCTGGCCTGATTGCGGTCGGCCGGCCGGTGCCCCGCCCGGTGGTTGATTAGAAGAAGTAGGTCGAGCCCGTCCGGCAGCGGCGGTTGGCTCAAGCAGCCGCGGGCCCGGTCGCGACTTTCATCGGTGGCCGCCACCCATTTATATTTGGCTTAACGACACTGTGGATGTGGAACCAAGTGTTGGTGGTTGCGGATTCGGCCGGTCCCCAGGCGGATGCGGCTACCAATTGAGCTGAGTGGAGCGGGATTGAACATGGCAACGGCGGAAGATTCCGGTTACAAGCCGCTGGCCGACGTACGCAAGAGCCTGCGGATCGAATGGTACCGGTCCCCGATTGACCGGACGGTGCTCAAGGAACTCTCGCGGCGCAGCGACCTGCAGGGCTGGATCCAGGCCGGCGGGCACCTGGCGCTCTTCGCGCTCACCGGCGCGCTGACCTACTTCTTCTGGTGGCAGCACATCTGGATTGGGTTCTTCGTCGCGCTGTTCCTGCACGGCACGATCGGCAGTTTTTTCGTCGGCACCAATCCACACGAACTCGGACACGGATCGGTGTTCAGGACCAAGTGGCTAAACCGGTGGTTCAATTACGTTTTCTGCATGCTGGCCTGGTACGACCCCTTCGACTACAACGTCAGCCACACCTTCCACCACCGATACACCCTGCACCCCGAAGGCGACCGCGAGGTCCTGCTGCCGCTCAAACCGACGGTCGGCAAGTTTTTCCTGGTGCAGCTGTTTACGGTGAACGTCTTCACCCAACCGGGCCGGACCCTTGCCAAGGGCGGCCTGCTGTCGACCATCATCTTCACCGTCCGCACCGCTTTCGGCGTGCACGGTCCGATGAAGATACCGTCCCACGAATGGCTCAAGGCGATCCACGCCGACCAGCCGAAGGAATTCCGCAAGTCGATAGTCTGGGCCCGCTGGCAGCTGGTATTCCACGGCGCGATCCTCGTGTTTGCCATAGCTACCGGGCAGTGGGTGCTGCCGATCATCCTCAGCCTGTTTCCCTTCATCGCGAATTGGGCCACCTATTTCGTCGGCCTGCCCATGCACTGCGGACTCATGGACAAAACCCCCGACTTTCGAAAGTGCGTGCGCACGATCACGATTCCCTGGCCGCTTGAGTTCATCTACTGGCACATGAACTGGCACCTGGAGCATCACATGTACGCCGGCGTCCCGTGCTACAACCTCAGCAAGCTGCACAAGGCGATCGCCCACGACGTGCCCGAACCGCGTACCCTGATCGGCGCCTGGCGTGAAATGTGGTACATCTGGGACCGCCAGCAGGAAGATCCCAGCTACCAGTTCGACACTCCGTTGCCGGCTACGGCGCAGCGGACCCGCGAAGACGAGCAGGACGAGCTGGACCGTTCGATCGCCGACCTCGCGCCCGAAGGCCTGCGCTGACGGCAGGGTTCGGGCACGGCTCCCTCATGTCCTGAATCCGACCGGAACGCCTCTGAAAAGTGCTTCCGCGGCGAATTCGCCGGCCGGCGTCAGGTCGTTAGATCCGCCTGGGCGCTCTCGAAGGAGATTCGGATGAGGTCCCGCAGGATGTCGGTGTCCACGTCGGCAAGCTTGTTTATGTAAAGACAAGCCGCGCCGGTACGGTGCTTGCCGAGTTTCTCCAGCAGGTCTTCGTGTCCTTCGAGGCCACTCATGATGTAAAGCGTGAGACTCTGCTTGCGCGGTGAAAACCCGGTCAGGAAAAAGTCGCCCTCGCGACCCGATTCGTACTTGTAGTGGTAATCGCCGAACCCGATGATGCTCGGTCCCCACATTTCCGGTTCGAGACCGGTGATTTCACGCATCATCGCCAAGACCGCGAACCCGTCCTCGCGGCGTCGCGGACTGGCGACGGACTCCAGAAACTCCTCAACGCTGGCGCCGGTCTTCTGGGTCTTGTTCTGGCTCACGCGAATCCCTTTTCAGCCCTAGGTTTGGTCCGGTTTGATGGCGCTCCGGGCAGTTTGGTCGCAGCGCCGGGCCGGTACGCGTGCGGGGCGAGAGCGTGGTCGGCGGTCATTGCAGCGCGCCGGCGCCGGCGATCGGCCATTCCTCAATTACGCGCCCGCCGCGGCACGCGTAAATCTTCCGGTGCAGCAGGACGGTGCTGTCCGAGTAATGCGGTATGGCCTCGATTCGG
The Chloroflexota bacterium genome window above contains:
- a CDS encoding ABC transporter ATP-binding protein, whose protein sequence is MALLEVAELRAGYGDTEIVHGADLAIDEGEIVTIIGPNGSGKSTLMKALVGIVPATHGSIRFDGRRINDLRPDLRIPLGICYVPQTDNVFPRLTVLENLEMGGYLRKGGIRERIAEMFDLFPDLADRRSVPAGSLSGGQRQMMAVARALMLEPRLLLLDEPSAGLSPRLALSVFDMVERINSTGVAILMIEHRTKQALAISHRGYVLATGQVRMEAPGPQLAVDEQVGLLYLGRA
- a CDS encoding branched-chain amino acid ABC transporter permease, whose product is MLAAILRVLASPAARRLSRAAQLVAAIAFGAAAASQIDLAVNGMFLGSILALGAIGITLIYGVLRFANIAQGDMMTFGAYLAFFLLVSVLPEHAGLGPFTFGFPLLLAIPISMAGVAALAVGMEILVFRRLRLRRANLVTIEIASLGLAIAVRGVVQMIWDTPVRYYPHEGRDHYSLPAGISIAPNHLFVAGAALLLAIGLHLLLTRTKSGKAMRATSDNPDLARASGIDTDRVLLWTWAIGGLLAGAAGVLLVIFNATSQLKPTIGFQLLVPLFAAVVVGGIGNPYGAFLGAMLIGISMEVSTAWALPTYKPAIAFLVMVLVLLFRPHGLLGARD
- a CDS encoding branched-chain amino acid ABC transporter permease — encoded protein: MLEYLTAFLILVGVYSVFTLGLNLHWGYTGLFNIGVAGFFALGAYTAALVTIRPPFPDQGEDYLYAGDLANRLDAVAAIAPFDLWFPIALLAASLVAALVAVAVGAITIRLRGDYLAIATLGIAESVRLLFLNESWLSNGSRGIYTIPRVLGELAAPQDYDRVYLVVVLAVFVILFAIVRTLVRSPWGRVLRAIREDEVTAQACGKDIFRFKLQAFVLGAIIMAIGGALYAFNIRAISPIAFTPLLGTFIIWAMLVVGGSGRLYGPIAGAFVVWAIWSGSQFTPNALGLLPEALGAPILAALETIGLANVRYFAIGALVVLVLLYAPAGITPALDRYRRRLGRNRERGEAEPG
- a CDS encoding ABC transporter substrate-binding protein, whose protein sequence is MRALRLVKLILLATLFCLAITGCDLTESEPEPTPAPAPPATAPAPASEPAPPPAEEPAEPAPAPEPAPEPAPAPGPVKIGSLMDLTGELGEFGGPMDQAVRLAAEHVNAAGGVLDGRMIEILTEDGATSDVISVDAARKLVNVEGVSALVGPLSSGITLAIANAVTVPNQVPQISPSATAPSLTLLEDDDFVFRTAPSDAFQGVVLADLAWELGYRNAAVLFINNAYGQGLADQFAESFAALGGQVTAVAHESGQPSYASELAQASANGPDVLIAVSYPVSAGVYIREAIDSGAADTFLFVDGSRSEDLIAAVGAEDLEGAYGTAPGAVDNEGTQRFDAEFAAFAPDAGGIFLRESYDAAILFALAIEAAGSDDPVAVRDALRAVAGGSGVEIGPGAAEIARALELLRDGQEINYQGASGPVDLDANGDVSGAMEIWKIENGQIVSERVISE
- a CDS encoding GyrI-like domain-containing protein; translated protein: MDPKLHPAGFESPRPQTVQDFRSRVVFGNLGRQSGIARVASWIASPNPPRTDALAGRQAVAQADDVYTRTAHSAWRHSTARPISEREETAIKQEFSTREIPSQPILGIRASTTMEQVPQLLGELFAEVYEFIQDQGQQPVGMPLTLYHSMEGDGLELECAMPVAAGIAGSGRITAGELPATLAAITTHIGPYDELPGAWSNLTDWMESQGLAPAGAPWEVYVTDPGAEPDPAKWRTDIVFPVSR
- a CDS encoding DUF3574 domain-containing protein; translation: MAAVCITALSFALAACNPLNGTECGTGTEPFVEYQLFMGRGGVAGEVVSDEDWDEFLATSVTPRFPDGLTVIDGFGQWRDAAGQIKQERTKILVLYAVGDESSLRADIDAISSEYEQRFDQESVLRVVDQACVSFS
- a CDS encoding fatty acid desaturase is translated as MAVTGEVDSQYRPLAEVRQELRVKWYRSPIEGRVLRELSRRSDRKGFVQAGGHLALFLASGGLTYFLWLQEIWIAFLAALFVHGTIASFWVGVAGHELDHGTVFKTKWLNKFFLYLFSTISWFDPFDYAASHTYHHRYTLHPEGDREVLLPISPTVGRTFLIQLFTINLSTPPDRTLSKGGLFATILTTARSALGPAGAKRFPSNEWLNSVHQDQPRQHMRSAWFSRWQLFFHAAVLVVSIATGQWVWILLLTVSSSIGNWARHLCVMPQHCGLMDKTPDFRKSVRSMTMIWPLEFLYWNMNWHLEHHMYAGVPCYNLKKLHRAVAHDMPKPRTLVSAWREMFHVWNRQQEEPDYQFDTPLPEGAGKIGREKPDALEASIGDLAPKELA
- a CDS encoding fatty acid desaturase, with the protein product MATAEDSGYKPLADVRKSLRIEWYRSPIDRTVLKELSRRSDLQGWIQAGGHLALFALTGALTYFFWWQHIWIGFFVALFLHGTIGSFFVGTNPHELGHGSVFRTKWLNRWFNYVFCMLAWYDPFDYNVSHTFHHRYTLHPEGDREVLLPLKPTVGKFFLVQLFTVNVFTQPGRTLAKGGLLSTIIFTVRTAFGVHGPMKIPSHEWLKAIHADQPKEFRKSIVWARWQLVFHGAILVFAIATGQWVLPIILSLFPFIANWATYFVGLPMHCGLMDKTPDFRKCVRTITIPWPLEFIYWHMNWHLEHHMYAGVPCYNLSKLHKAIAHDVPEPRTLIGAWREMWYIWDRQQEDPSYQFDTPLPATAQRTREDEQDELDRSIADLAPEGLR
- a CDS encoding DUF1801 domain-containing protein, whose protein sequence is MSQNKTQKTGASVEEFLESVASPRRREDGFAVLAMMREITGLEPEMWGPSIIGFGDYHYKYESGREGDFFLTGFSPRKQSLTLYIMSGLEGHEDLLEKLGKHRTGAACLYINKLADVDTDILRDLIRISFESAQADLTT